One Papaver somniferum cultivar HN1 chromosome 10, ASM357369v1, whole genome shotgun sequence genomic window carries:
- the LOC113317076 gene encoding pentatricopeptide repeat-containing protein At1g59720, chloroplastic/mitochondrial-like, with amino-acid sequence MALVVAPPSNPTSTTTRFPIHRHHKHLLNLLENCKGMSQFKQIHAHALRTTTPNHPDTLYLYSRIMHFSAFSDLHYSSRLLPQIHHTNSFIWNTLIRAYAWSSHLKDQSIILYRRMLIEGCVAPDKHTFPFVLKACAFLSALCEGQQIHGQVLKLGFDSDKYVNNSLIHFYVSCGCLDLSVKVFEEMPERNLVSWNAMIDGFVQSGEFVAALRKFVEMQDLFDPDGFTIQSLVSACGGLGTLSLGMWVHAYMLRNCDSIVQNDVLMNNSLVDMYCKCGSIKMARQVFDRMDKRDVTSWNSMILGFAMHGEIENAVEAFDSMCEMKNIMPNSITFIGVLSACNHGGMVCEGKKYFDLMVDVYKIEPRLEHYGCMVDLLARSGLINEALDLVSSMPIKPDLVIWRSLLDACCKRNADIELSERVAKQVLASEERVSSGVYVLLSKIYASANRWEEVGLVRNMMSEKGIVKEPGCSSIELEGEFHRFISGDTSHPHTKEIYQTLNVIEQRLQNVGYVPDLSPATMIDELDDRKQNSLCLHSERLAIAFGLLKSRPGIPIRIFKNLRVCNDCHTVTKLISRLFDVDIVVRDRVRFHHFKDGFCSCKDYW; translated from the coding sequence ATGGCACTGGTGGTTGCACCACCATCAAACCCCACTTCTACAACTACACGTTTTCCAATCCACCGTCACCACAAACACTTGCTAAACCTCCTCGAAAACTGTAAGGGCATGTCGCAATTCAAACAAATTCATGCCCATGCTCTAAGGACAACAACACCCAATCATCCGGATACACTTTACTTGTACAGTAGAATTATGCATTTTTCTGCTTTTTCTGATCTTCATTACTCGTCTCGTCTTCTTCCTCAAATTCACCATACAAATTCATTCATTTGGAATACTCTTATAAGAGCTTATGCATGGAGTTCTCATCTCAAAGACCAGTCTATTATACTCTATCGTAGGATGCTGATTGAAGGTTGTGTTGCGCCTGATAAACACACGTTTCCGTTTGTTCTTAAGGCTTGCGCTTTCTTGTCGGCTTTATGTGAAGGTCAACAGATTCATGGGCAAGTTCTGAAACTTGGATTTGATTCAGATAAGTATGTTAATAATAGTTTGATTCATTTTTATGTGTCTTGTGGGTGTTTGGATTTGTCTGTGAAAGTATTTGAAGAAATGCCTGAGAGAAATCTCGTTTCATGGAATGCTATGATTGATGGCTTTGTACAGTCTGGTGAGTTTGTTGCTGCTTTGAGAAAGTTTGTTGAAATGCAAGACTTGTTTGATCCCGATGGTTTTACGATTCAGAGTTTGGTGAGCGCTTGCGGAGGATTAGGAACTTTGTCTCTAGGAATGTGGGTtcatgcatatatgttgaggaattgtGATTCTATTGTGCAAAATGATGTTTTGATGAACAATTCATTAGTGGATATGTATTGCAAATGTGGGTCTATCAAAATGGCTCGTCAAGTTTTTGATCGAATGGATAAAAGAGATGTAACTTCTTGGAATTCGATGATTTTAGGATTTGCAATGCATGGGGAAATAGAAAATGCAGTAGAAGCATTTGATTCCATGTGTGAGATGAAGAATATAATGCCAAATTCAATTACATTCATCGGTGTTTTGAGTGCGTGTAATCATGGTGGAATGGTGTGTGAAGGGAAAAAGTATTTCGATTTGATGGTTGATGTATACAAGATTGAACCTCGGTTAGAGCATTATGGATGCATGGTTGATCTTCTTGCTCGTAGTGGACTTATTAATGAAGCTTTGGATTTAGTTTCAAGTATGCCTATAAAACCCGATCTGGTTATCTGGAGAAGTTTACTTGACGCTTGTTGCAAGCGAAACGCTGATATTGAACTAAGTGAAAGGGTCGCCAAACAAGTTCTTGCGTCCGAAGAGCGCGTCTCCAGTGGTGTTTACGTTCTCTTATCCAAGATATATGCCTCGGCGAACCGGTGGGAAGAAGTTGGACTAGTTAGGAATATGATGAGCGAGAAAGGAATCGTTAAAGAACCGGGTTGCAGTTCAATAGAATTGGAAGGTGAATTTCATCGATTTATCTCTGGTGATACATCACATCCTCATACCAAAGAGATTTACCAAACATTAAATGTTATTGAACAGAGATTACAAAATGTGGGTTATGTTCCTGACTTATCACCAGCAACTATGATTGATGAACTCGACGACAGAAAACAAAATTCACTTTGTTTACATAGTGAGAGACTTGCCATTGCGTTTGGGCTACTCAAGTCAAGACCAGGAATACCAATTCGCATCTTTAAAAACCTTAGAGTTTGCAATGACTGTCATACTGTAACCAAATTAATCTCTAGATTATTTGATGTAGATATTGTTGTCAGAGATCGTGTACGATTCCATCATTTCAAAGATGGATTCTGTTCTTGCAAGGATTACTGGTAA